In Deinococcus taeanensis, one DNA window encodes the following:
- a CDS encoding winged helix-turn-helix domain-containing protein, protein MKILILSTAENTTHAQPLRQAGFICDQAKSLDELIAMYSAFRYPVIMAYPSDSVTLCAMEQFLLKHADNLRGITVFVVTDRITHYPLPNAEIGLHFISPATDLSKLEQRLWSALGQGAGEQDTVSIDGLHVSLEARTVSLYGQPVDLTAREFALIELFVCSPTRVFTRTEILDRVWQSDYTGDGRVVDTFVKKLRKKLGGTFIDTVRSVGYRFLPASRTVPGRSEAEANDALDLKLVTRVAQELGNLTGDDALSLVQTILQQSLGVEAVAITDAAGQVLTQSPQSLALDTRALRQAVSSHTRRHDPAAVTWPAGPGSLGGAAVFALSRRHGEPPLHFVVMRARNRPDWTSGEQHTLEVLTAVLRPPLLQAANLAGAFRPGVVPPSGLSARASARRAVLNERQFLHDLDRAAQQADREDPGVDVLFLRIAPAVRQKAHLPANIRMGDHLYKLRAHLYAILPAKGSSESLDALERHVTRLSEQSGAAPEEISVIVLQYPRDAAGPKELLSLVLDENTWASGTSGSSVPVPRGPRRLAG, encoded by the coding sequence ATGAAGATACTGATTCTCAGCACAGCAGAGAACACAACGCACGCACAGCCACTTCGGCAGGCCGGCTTCATCTGCGACCAGGCGAAGTCGCTCGATGAGTTGATCGCCATGTACAGCGCCTTCCGCTACCCGGTGATCATGGCGTACCCCAGCGACTCGGTGACACTGTGCGCCATGGAGCAGTTCCTGCTGAAGCATGCCGACAACCTCAGGGGCATCACGGTGTTCGTGGTCACCGACCGCATCACCCATTATCCACTTCCAAATGCCGAGATCGGACTGCACTTCATCAGCCCCGCGACGGACCTCTCAAAACTCGAGCAACGCCTCTGGAGTGCCCTCGGCCAGGGAGCGGGAGAGCAGGACACGGTCTCCATCGACGGCCTTCACGTCTCCTTAGAGGCCCGCACGGTCAGCCTGTACGGCCAACCCGTTGACCTCACCGCCCGCGAGTTTGCCCTGATTGAACTGTTCGTCTGCTCCCCCACCCGCGTGTTCACCCGGACGGAGATCCTCGACCGCGTCTGGCAGAGTGACTACACCGGGGACGGCCGCGTGGTGGACACCTTTGTCAAGAAGCTCCGCAAAAAACTCGGGGGAACGTTTATTGACACGGTCCGGAGTGTCGGCTACCGCTTTCTGCCGGCCAGCCGCACCGTTCCAGGACGGAGCGAGGCAGAGGCAAACGACGCCCTCGACCTGAAACTGGTCACCAGGGTCGCTCAGGAACTGGGCAACCTGACCGGAGACGACGCGCTTTCGCTCGTACAGACCATTTTACAGCAGAGCCTCGGCGTTGAAGCAGTCGCCATCACTGATGCCGCAGGCCAGGTGCTGACGCAATCGCCGCAGTCCCTGGCGCTCGATACGCGCGCCCTGCGGCAGGCCGTGTCATCTCACACGCGGCGCCATGACCCGGCCGCAGTCACCTGGCCTGCCGGTCCGGGTTCACTGGGCGGCGCGGCTGTGTTCGCCCTGTCCAGGCGGCACGGCGAACCTCCCCTGCATTTCGTGGTGATGCGGGCCAGGAACCGGCCGGACTGGACGTCAGGGGAGCAGCACACGCTGGAAGTGCTCACCGCCGTTCTTCGTCCCCCGCTGCTGCAGGCGGCGAATCTCGCTGGCGCGTTCAGGCCGGGCGTGGTTCCTCCGTCCGGGCTTTCGGCCAGAGCCTCCGCCCGGCGCGCCGTGCTGAACGAGCGACAGTTTCTGCATGACCTTGACAGGGCCGCGCAGCAGGCTGACCGTGAGGACCCAGGGGTCGACGTCCTGTTTCTGCGCATTGCGCCAGCAGTTCGACAGAAGGCTCACCTGCCCGCCAATATCCGTATGGGTGACCACCTTTATAAACTCAGGGCTCACCTCTACGCGATTCTGCCGGCAAAAGGCAGCAGTGAGTCCTTAGACGCCCTTGAACGGCATGTCACGCGGCTCAGCGAGCAGAGCGGCGCCGCGCCGGAAGAGATTTCAGTGATCGTCCTCCAGTACCCGCGTGACGCGGCAGGCCCCAAGGAGCTTCTCAGTCTTGTGCTCGACGAGAACACCTGGGCGTCTGGAACATCCGGGTCATCGGTGCCTGTTCCCCGGGGGCCTCGCCGCCTTGCCGGCTGA
- a CDS encoding carbohydrate ABC transporter permease, which produces MTVIQVPPRSGRSAGADERWLARRRWARAGWLYAFMLVMSFFFLGPFLMGLLSSMKDDPNEYPPRLLIPQLSVASVRQAYALGVQGGADGWNGGLRPGRTVTFEVQVRSPAGAPQTPPTVALFPYQPVSLVSTTRFAQAKDFAQVQLTPAGTRGDVRTYRVTVRTPVLTRQPGRRVDGVLAAPDGDRLTAALPGGRVVPVTLDTPQAQEVQFTLPQYQPVELIERAGTYYLRGPVFERTPLQVDVRRGQQVQGSTLPPSDRQNFGRSLAFRNITPGILGYTFNNYRRAFKETTNPASGRSLFFSWVLNSFLYAFLRVAAAVVFCSLAGYALARLNFPGKTLIFLGAVLFAQMVPNQVNLVSNYVLLKDLHLLNIWGLWFNGLVAAGGVFLMKQFFEGMPRELEESASIDGAGPFTTFWRVMLPQAGPALIALAITQFQSAWNDFFWPLVILRENTDFTLTVGLSNFRELYGGQGDYGLILAGAVLSALPVLVIFIVFQRYFVSTGADSAVKG; this is translated from the coding sequence ATGACTGTCATTCAGGTTCCGCCCCGCTCCGGGCGTTCTGCCGGCGCGGACGAACGCTGGCTGGCCCGGCGCCGCTGGGCCCGCGCCGGGTGGCTGTACGCCTTCATGCTCGTGATGAGCTTCTTCTTCCTGGGCCCCTTCCTGATGGGTCTCCTGAGCAGCATGAAAGATGACCCCAACGAGTACCCCCCCCGGCTCCTGATTCCTCAGCTGAGCGTGGCGTCGGTCCGGCAGGCCTACGCCCTGGGCGTGCAGGGCGGCGCTGACGGCTGGAATGGTGGCCTGCGGCCCGGCCGCACCGTGACCTTCGAGGTGCAGGTGCGCTCCCCGGCAGGCGCGCCTCAGACGCCCCCGACGGTCGCCTTGTTTCCGTACCAGCCGGTGAGTCTGGTCAGCACCACCCGGTTCGCGCAGGCCAAGGATTTTGCCCAGGTGCAGCTGACGCCGGCCGGCACGCGGGGAGACGTCCGCACCTACCGGGTGACCGTCCGGACGCCCGTCCTGACGCGTCAACCGGGCCGCCGGGTCGACGGTGTCCTCGCCGCGCCGGATGGCGACCGCCTCACCGCGGCGCTGCCCGGGGGCCGGGTGGTGCCGGTCACGCTCGATACCCCGCAGGCGCAGGAAGTCCAGTTCACCCTGCCTCAATACCAGCCGGTCGAGCTGATCGAACGCGCCGGCACGTACTACCTGCGGGGCCCGGTGTTCGAGCGGACGCCGCTCCAGGTCGACGTTCGACGGGGCCAACAGGTGCAGGGCAGCACGCTGCCGCCCAGTGACCGGCAGAACTTCGGCCGCTCCCTGGCCTTCCGGAACATCACCCCAGGCATCCTGGGCTACACCTTCAACAACTACCGCCGGGCGTTCAAGGAGACCACCAACCCCGCGAGCGGACGCAGCCTCTTTTTCTCCTGGGTGCTGAACTCGTTCCTGTACGCCTTCCTGCGGGTCGCCGCCGCGGTGGTGTTCTGCTCCCTGGCGGGGTACGCCCTGGCCCGGCTGAACTTCCCGGGCAAGACCCTGATCTTCCTGGGGGCCGTGCTGTTCGCGCAGATGGTACCGAACCAGGTCAATCTGGTCAGTAATTACGTGCTGCTCAAGGACCTGCATCTCCTGAACATCTGGGGCCTGTGGTTCAACGGCCTCGTCGCGGCGGGCGGCGTGTTCCTGATGAAGCAGTTTTTCGAGGGCATGCCGCGCGAGCTGGAAGAATCCGCCTCCATCGACGGGGCCGGACCCTTCACGACGTTCTGGCGGGTCATGCTGCCGCAAGCCGGCCCGGCGCTCATCGCCCTGGCCATCACGCAGTTTCAATCGGCCTGGAACGACTTTTTCTGGCCGCTGGTGATTCTGCGCGAGAACACCGACTTCACGCTGACCGTCGGCCTGTCGAATTTCCGGGAGCTGTACGGCGGCCAGGGGGATTACGGGTTGATTCTCGCCGGCGCGGTGCTGAGCGCCCTACCGGTGCTGGTCATCTTCATCGTGTTCCAGCGGTACTTCGTGTCCACCGGTGCCGACAGCGCCGTCAAAGGCTGA
- a CDS encoding amylo-alpha-1,6-glucosidase: protein MLTERTVLKENDLYLVADAHYQVAEGESGLYRRDTRFLHQYAWQLDGSRPQVLVQHERWPFWLHAQLANANVGYTMRVGLSRDLQLTATELRDTLEVTLYQPGTHRLTLTLGADFVDMFEVRGWPHGAPAREVRTHEIQGGVEFSYTAADGLRLRTRVVTEPAAQWTGAALEWTLSSSTQVKVRVYALQDDETPVRGDPETLAQEYAALHAHLTLPDPLDQRVLNRSLQDLRSLVFGTDAGPFPAAGLPWFVAPFGRDSLIMALLLHEHRPELALSVARYLAARQGTKHDPVTLEQPGKILHEERVGELTRMGHTPHRPYYATADATPLFVWLVGELSHRHPELARELRPHWEAALAWLTTFGDPDGDGLIEYTPDPGGITNAVWKDSNDSTFTETGVDVSGHVAVIEVQGYTYAAYRAAAGMYYGLGNPEQARMWEARAAALQRTFQEAFWWPERGYYVHGLNGDKQPLRVLVSNPAHTLWTGIIPVERAAQVARTALSEELWSGWGIRTLGVNEVRYNPVSYHNGSVWPHDTAVAALGMARYGLTAEARQVARALFDVARWAPDARLSELLAGFPRQDGPPVPYPAACHPQGWDAAIPLALAFLLTGHPGDEEHSDAAHAPAQRT from the coding sequence ATGCTGACTGAACGCACGGTCCTGAAAGAAAACGATCTGTATCTCGTGGCGGACGCCCACTACCAGGTAGCCGAGGGCGAAAGCGGCCTGTACCGGCGCGACACGAGGTTCCTCCACCAGTACGCCTGGCAGCTCGATGGAAGCCGGCCTCAGGTTCTGGTGCAGCACGAGCGCTGGCCGTTCTGGCTGCACGCGCAGCTGGCCAACGCGAATGTGGGGTACACCATGCGGGTGGGCCTGAGCCGGGACCTCCAGCTCACCGCGACCGAACTGCGCGACACCCTTGAGGTCACGCTGTACCAGCCCGGAACCCACCGGCTGACCCTGACGCTCGGGGCGGACTTCGTGGACATGTTCGAGGTCCGCGGGTGGCCCCACGGGGCGCCGGCGCGCGAGGTGCGTACGCATGAAATTCAGGGCGGGGTGGAGTTCTCCTACACCGCCGCCGATGGCCTGCGCCTGCGAACCCGGGTGGTGACGGAGCCCGCGGCGCAGTGGACCGGCGCCGCCCTCGAGTGGACCCTCAGCTCCTCGACGCAGGTGAAGGTCCGGGTGTACGCCTTGCAGGACGACGAAACCCCAGTTCGGGGTGACCCGGAGACCCTCGCACAGGAGTACGCGGCGTTGCACGCCCACCTGACCCTGCCCGACCCGCTGGACCAGCGCGTCCTGAACCGCAGTCTTCAGGACCTGCGCAGTCTGGTCTTCGGGACGGACGCCGGGCCGTTTCCCGCCGCGGGCCTGCCGTGGTTCGTGGCGCCGTTCGGCCGCGACAGTCTGATCATGGCGCTGCTGCTGCACGAACACCGCCCGGAACTGGCGTTGAGTGTAGCCCGGTACCTGGCCGCGCGCCAGGGCACGAAACATGATCCGGTCACTCTGGAACAGCCGGGCAAGATTCTGCACGAGGAACGGGTGGGTGAACTGACCCGGATGGGTCACACCCCACACCGGCCGTATTACGCGACAGCCGACGCGACGCCACTGTTCGTCTGGCTGGTCGGGGAACTCAGCCACCGGCACCCCGAACTGGCCCGGGAACTGCGTCCCCACTGGGAGGCCGCCCTGGCATGGCTGACCACTTTCGGTGATCCGGACGGAGACGGCCTGATTGAGTACACCCCCGATCCAGGCGGCATCACCAACGCCGTCTGGAAGGACAGCAACGATTCAACGTTCACGGAAACGGGGGTGGATGTCAGCGGTCACGTGGCGGTCATCGAAGTGCAGGGGTACACGTACGCGGCGTACCGGGCAGCGGCCGGCATGTACTACGGCCTGGGCAACCCGGAACAGGCCCGGATGTGGGAGGCGCGAGCAGCGGCCCTGCAACGGACCTTTCAGGAGGCCTTCTGGTGGCCGGAGCGGGGCTACTACGTTCACGGGCTGAACGGAGACAAGCAGCCGCTGCGGGTACTGGTCAGCAACCCGGCCCACACCCTCTGGACCGGCATCATCCCGGTGGAGCGCGCGGCGCAGGTGGCGCGGACGGCGCTGTCCGAGGAACTGTGGAGTGGATGGGGCATCCGGACGCTGGGCGTGAACGAGGTGCGGTACAACCCGGTGTCGTACCACAACGGCAGTGTCTGGCCGCACGACACCGCCGTCGCCGCACTGGGCATGGCGCGCTACGGTTTGACAGCCGAAGCCCGGCAGGTCGCGCGCGCCCTGTTCGACGTGGCGCGCTGGGCTCCTGACGCGCGGCTCAGTGAGTTGCTCGCCGGCTTCCCTCGTCAGGACGGTCCGCCCGTCCCGTATCCCGCGGCGTGTCATCCGCAGGGCTGGGACGCGGCGATTCCCCTGGCGCTCGCGTTCCTGCTGACCGGCCACCCCGGGGATGAGGAGCACAGCGACGCCGCTCACGCGCCAGCCCAGCGCACCTGA
- a CDS encoding carbohydrate ABC transporter permease, which yields MTRKSQATTTAYLFLAPFLITSVIFFFYAFARAIYYSFTDFNLFNTPKVIGLQPYLEVLSDPSFRRALTNSLVFSLVTTTLQTIFALLMAVVLNNRLRGMTFFRTAWYMPSITSSVVITLIFLWLFQRRGVANYVVTQWQTFQPLLLTLLGVTLLIQVVQVLLERRAGHPAGWFDPALAATSVLGAVLVTALLNVLGVVGLREVPPFDYQYFADKWITVGGARVLSIPMLVIIIQNTFTTVPTLMLFFLAGLQGIPGSLYEAADIDGATPLQKLMNVTVPQLRPVTFYVVTVGLIGTMQMFDQVAVIGSAAPSETLITLAYYVYTNTFKAGAAPVNMASAAAIILALIILAMVFVQRRFFPSEVR from the coding sequence ATGACGCGAAAAAGCCAGGCCACAACCACCGCGTACCTCTTCCTGGCGCCGTTCCTGATCACCAGCGTGATCTTCTTCTTCTATGCCTTCGCGCGGGCCATCTATTACTCGTTCACCGACTTCAATCTGTTCAATACCCCGAAGGTCATCGGCCTTCAGCCGTACCTGGAAGTCCTGTCGGACCCCTCCTTCCGGCGCGCGCTGACCAACAGCCTGGTCTTCTCCCTGGTGACCACCACCCTTCAGACGATTTTTGCCCTGCTGATGGCCGTGGTCCTGAACAACCGGCTGCGCGGCATGACGTTTTTCCGGACCGCGTGGTACATGCCCAGCATCACCAGCAGTGTCGTGATCACCCTGATTTTCCTGTGGCTGTTCCAGCGGCGCGGCGTGGCCAACTACGTGGTGACCCAGTGGCAGACCTTCCAGCCGCTGCTCCTGACCCTCCTGGGCGTGACGCTGCTCATCCAGGTCGTTCAGGTGCTGCTGGAACGCCGCGCCGGACACCCGGCCGGCTGGTTCGACCCGGCCCTCGCCGCGACCAGCGTGCTGGGCGCCGTCCTCGTCACTGCCCTTCTGAATGTCCTCGGGGTGGTCGGGCTGCGTGAGGTGCCCCCATTCGATTACCAGTATTTCGCCGACAAATGGATCACGGTCGGCGGAGCGCGGGTGCTCAGTATTCCGATGCTGGTGATCATCATCCAGAACACCTTCACGACGGTCCCCACGCTGATGCTGTTCTTTCTCGCCGGTCTCCAGGGCATTCCCGGGTCCCTCTACGAAGCGGCCGACATCGACGGGGCCACGCCCCTTCAGAAACTGATGAACGTGACCGTTCCACAGCTGCGCCCGGTGACGTTCTACGTGGTCACCGTGGGCCTCATCGGCACCATGCAGATGTTCGACCAGGTGGCCGTGATCGGCAGCGCGGCCCCGTCGGAAACGCTGATTACCCTCGCGTACTACGTGTACACCAACACGTTCAAGGCTGGCGCGGCCCCCGTGAACATGGCTTCCGCCGCCGCCATCATCCTGGCCCTGATCATTCTGGCAATGGTGTTCGTCCAGCGCCGTTTCTTCCCTTCGGAAGTGCGCTGA
- a CDS encoding extracellular solute-binding protein — protein sequence MTIRKVLLLGLALLASSAAAQKTIRITGYGGTDQTLLTDLINRFVKPTMAKQGITVVYQPLQGDYNKGLTTLLAANTAGDVMYLPAETLDGFVATKKILPLNGLVSTTPFIKSLNTAFTRDGKLYAIAKDFNTLTLVYNKDLFDEAGVAYPSNNDTWTTLATKLTALKQKLGSEYYGICLQPNFDRFGAFAYSTGWKQFDSKGKTNLADPAFVQAFNWYTGLAKDKVGVTPSEVSTDWGGGCLKTGKVAVAVEGGWVVNFLRDNAPNLKYGTALLPKNDATGKRGNFLYTVGYAINASTKNRAAAVKVLNLLTSAPAQQYVLEQGLAIPSRTALINNAYFKKTEAGAQNARLVFEGADDGNVRAFTFGPKGPDWGKPINEALAAVLSGQRSAADALKKAQSDMTTFQGR from the coding sequence TTGGTCTCGCCCTGCTCGCCTCGAGTGCCGCCGCCCAGAAAACCATCCGCATTACCGGCTACGGCGGAACGGACCAGACCCTGCTGACCGACCTCATCAACCGCTTCGTCAAACCCACCATGGCCAAACAGGGCATCACCGTGGTGTACCAGCCGCTCCAGGGCGACTACAACAAGGGCCTGACCACCCTGCTTGCGGCCAACACCGCCGGCGACGTCATGTACCTCCCGGCCGAGACGCTGGACGGGTTCGTGGCGACGAAGAAGATCCTCCCCCTGAACGGCCTCGTGTCGACCACGCCCTTCATCAAGAGCCTGAACACGGCCTTCACCCGTGACGGCAAGCTGTACGCCATCGCCAAGGACTTCAACACCCTGACCCTGGTCTACAACAAAGACCTGTTTGATGAAGCGGGCGTCGCCTACCCCAGCAACAACGACACCTGGACGACCCTCGCCACGAAACTCACCGCTCTCAAGCAGAAGCTGGGCAGCGAGTACTACGGCATCTGCCTGCAACCGAACTTCGACCGGTTCGGGGCGTTCGCGTACTCCACCGGCTGGAAACAGTTCGACAGCAAAGGCAAAACCAACCTCGCCGACCCGGCCTTCGTTCAGGCCTTCAACTGGTACACCGGGCTTGCCAAGGACAAGGTCGGCGTGACGCCCAGCGAAGTCAGCACCGACTGGGGCGGCGGGTGCCTCAAGACCGGCAAGGTCGCGGTGGCCGTCGAGGGCGGCTGGGTCGTGAACTTCCTGCGTGACAACGCGCCGAACCTCAAGTACGGCACGGCCCTGCTGCCGAAGAACGACGCCACCGGCAAGCGAGGCAACTTCCTGTACACCGTGGGCTACGCCATCAACGCCAGCACCAAAAACCGCGCCGCGGCCGTGAAGGTCCTGAACCTGCTGACCAGCGCGCCCGCCCAGCAGTACGTGCTGGAGCAGGGTCTGGCCATCCCCAGCCGCACCGCCCTGATCAACAACGCGTACTTCAAGAAGACCGAGGCCGGCGCGCAGAATGCCCGGCTGGTGTTCGAAGGCGCCGACGACGGCAACGTCCGCGCGTTCACCTTCGGCCCAAAAGGTCCGGATTGGGGCAAGCCCATCAATGAGGCGCTCGCGGCCGTGCTGAGCGGACAGCGCAGCGCCGCTGACGCCCTGAAAAAAGCCCAGAGCGACATGACCACCTTCCAGGGACGCTAA
- a CDS encoding ABC transporter substrate-binding protein, whose amino-acid sequence MFALSFFANALTVPHLAGTTEIKSVPKRIVVLEFGFMDALAKLGVKPVGIVADGDTATEVLPHLRKYYGPSIPSVGNRHAPSLEKILALKPDLIIADENEHKTLYPQLSRIAPTLLFRSYRGTYQDQLDQFDIISRIVGKEALGRSILADHKSLFSKAKATSSAKAGKIVIGVLTPNGFYVHSDKSYVGSLLEALGRDNPARMRDDQTQYLVSLEGLTALNPDTLIVLFNDEHQGAFDRFKAEALVRALPASRQNRVYTFNRDRWAKGRGVIGLEGILSDIFTSRVLTGKAAK is encoded by the coding sequence TTGTTCGCCCTTTCCTTCTTCGCCAACGCGCTCACTGTGCCGCACCTCGCCGGAACCACAGAAATCAAAAGCGTGCCCAAACGCATCGTGGTCCTGGAATTCGGCTTCATGGACGCGCTGGCCAAACTGGGGGTCAAACCCGTCGGCATCGTTGCCGACGGCGATACAGCCACCGAAGTGCTGCCGCACCTGCGCAAATACTACGGACCGTCCATCCCTTCAGTCGGCAACCGGCACGCACCCAGCCTGGAAAAGATCCTGGCCCTCAAGCCGGACCTGATCATCGCCGACGAGAACGAACACAAGACCCTCTACCCGCAACTTAGCCGCATCGCCCCGACACTGCTGTTCCGCTCCTACCGCGGAACCTACCAGGATCAACTCGACCAGTTCGACATCATCAGCCGCATTGTCGGCAAAGAAGCGCTGGGCCGCTCCATTCTGGCCGATCACAAGAGCCTCTTCTCAAAAGCGAAGGCCACCAGCAGTGCCAAGGCCGGTAAGATTGTCATCGGCGTGCTGACCCCCAACGGGTTCTATGTACACAGCGACAAAAGCTACGTGGGCAGCCTGCTCGAAGCACTCGGACGCGACAATCCTGCCCGGATGCGCGACGACCAGACCCAGTACCTGGTGTCGCTTGAAGGCCTCACCGCCCTCAACCCGGACACCCTGATCGTCCTGTTCAACGACGAGCACCAGGGAGCATTTGATCGCTTCAAGGCTGAAGCCCTGGTCCGGGCCCTCCCCGCCAGCCGCCAGAACCGCGTGTACACCTTCAATCGCGACCGCTGGGCCAAGGGCCGCGGCGTGATCGGGCTGGAAGGCATCCTCAGCGACATCTTTACCAGCCGGGTCCTCACGGGGAAAGCAGCAAAGTAA